The genomic segment GCACGTCGTACGTCGCACAGAGCGGGGCGGGCCCGAAGAGGGTTCGCCCCGCGACGCGTGCCCGGGGCCGATGCGCCCGGTGGCCCGGTTGCGGGCCGCCTCCGGGCCACCGCGGGGCGGGCCGCCCCCGGGAATTTCCCTGCCGTTCCTCCTCTGCCCACCTGGCCTGGCTACTCTCCCCCCGCCCGGTCCAGCACAGGAGAGGTACGTCCATGAGCGCCTCGGTCCACCGCACCTCACCACGGCCCCGGGTTTCCCCGATGCCGGGCAGGCAGCCTCAGGACCGGAGCCGGGGAGCGAGCCCGTACGGCACCCCGGCGCAGCGCGCCCTCCTCTCGATCCAGTCCAGCGCCGGCAACCGGGCAGCGACCACGATGGTGCAGCGCGCCAGGGAAGCAGCCGCGGAGCGCCAGGACGCGGCTCCGACGAACGTCAACACCACCTCCCGATCGCAGAGATACCGCGACCGGGCAGCCGCGGGCTTCGACAGGCTCAAGAAGAACTTCGAGTTCATCGACACCTTCGTCAAGGGCATCCAGACCCCCACCAACGCGGGCTTCGCCCAGCACGCCTCCGCCACGGCCGACGAAGGCCTCAAGCACTCCGCCGCCGGCTCGGGATCCGGCGCCGCCGGGGTGGGCATCGGTGCGGAAGCCCTCGGCGCGTACATCAGCGGCAAGGACGGGCTCGAAGCCCGGAAGAACATGGCGAAGCACAAGGACGGAGCCGCCCATCACGGGGCGAGGAAGAAGTTCATCTCCAAGACGTCCGACGCCTTCGTCAGCGCCGCAAGCTCGATCAACCAGTCCCTCGCTTTCACCAAGGAGATGACCAAGGCCACGAAGGCGGCGGACGCCCTGGCGGCATCCGAGGCGAGCGGAGTCGGCTCCAGTCTCGTCGGCGGGGTGAAGGGAACACGCGCCGCGGTCCGCACCGCGACGACGCTCCGCAAGCACCACGCACTGAAAGCCTTCGAGAAACCCGACCGCGTCGAAGACACGGACCTGACCCGGCTGACGCAGGCACGGAGCGAAGCCGACCTGGCCATGGCCAGGGCCTACGTCGCCATGGACTCCCTGTGGGACCGCGAGGACGGGAACGGGCTGGAGGACATGCCGGCCGCCATCGACAAGGCCCTGTCGGCGATGGACGGCGCCCGCAACGCCGCCGACCAGTTCCGGCAGGCCGAGGACAAGAACACGATCAACACGGTGGTCGAGTACGCGATCGGCAAGCAGAAGAACAAGATGGCCAAGCAGGCCGTCACGGCCGTGGGTGAAACCGCCAAGGCCGCGGGCGGCATCGTGACGGCGGTCGCCGCCACCGCGGGCGCGGCCGGGCTCGCGAGCAATCCGGTCGGCTGGGGCATCGCCGCGTCCGCGGCCGGCCTCATCCTCGGCGTCGCCGCCTACAAGGGGGGCCGCGCGGGCACGAAGCGCTACGAGGGGGCCCGCCACCCCGAACGCTGGGCCGCGGACGGGGCGGCCCCGAAGACGCCGGCCTCCCGCGAAGAGGCGCTGAAGGAGGCCCTGAAGTTCTGGAAGAAGGTCGAGAACGGCGAACGCCAGGCGATGGCGCGCAGGATCTACGCCCTGGCGGCGGGTCCGGACATCGAGGGGAGCGGTCACACGACGACGGAGATGCGGGACTCGGCCAGATCCCTCCTCGTCATCCTCAAGGCAGGCCCCACCAACCAGAAGCTGACGCCCGAGGCGTGGGCGGCGTCCCTCGACGACCCGGGCAAGAGCGCCGCCTGGGTCAAGGAGATAGCGGAACAGCTGTCCTCGGCGTGACCGGGAGACGGGGCCGCGAGACGGGACCTGGAGGCGTGACCGGGAGACGGGACCGCGAGACGGGACCAGGAGGCGGGGCCGGGAGACGGGACCGCGTCGCTCCTTCCGGTCATGCCCCCGCGTCGCGCCGTCGAGCGCCCCCTGCCGCCGCCCCGCCGTCATGTCGGCGTGCGCCTCGATATCGTCGAAGAGCACAGGGGCGAGGTCATCGGTCCGTCTGCCGAGTGACGGGCCCGATGGCGTACGGCCGCCGCCGGACGGCCCCTCAACGGGGCAACTGGCCCTCCCTGTTGATCTCCGTCACCCGCGCGCGGAGCACCACGCCGGGCGGTGCCGGCTGCACCGCGTCGGGCGGGCAGTCCCACTCCGGGCCGCCGCCGGGCGGACGCAGCCGGATGTCCGGGCCCACCCGGCCCACCACGCGCCCGACCTTGCCCGTCCGGGCGTCGACCGCGAACGAACCCCGCTCCGGCACACACGGCTCAAGCCTTTCGACCGACATGTTGCACACCCTCCTTCACCTGGGCTCTCTCCCCGCCGATCACCCTCCGCATGCCCCCGCACCACCTTCTCCCGTGCCACCGCCCCGCGACCCGGCCCGTGCACGCGCCTCCTTCGGGGGCGGCAAGCCGTCCCCGCCGCTGCGGAAGTCGCTTCCCCGTACGGGCCGTCGGCGGCACGCGCCGTTGGCGGTACGCCGCCTCCGTGGCGGGATGCCGCCCGCACGCGTCTGCCCCGGAGCCCGGCCCCGCGGGTCTATCGTGAACACATGGCCACTCCCGAACTCATCCGCATCGTCTCCCGCGACTCGCCCATGGCCCTGGCCCAGGTCGCGCGTGTACGGGCCGAACTGGGCGCGCTGCACCCCGGAATCGCCACCGAGGTCGTCCCCGTGAAGACGACCGGGGACAAGTGGATGGGGGACCTCTCCCAGGTGGAGGGGAAGGGTGCGTTCACCAAGGAGGTCGACGCGGCGCTGCTCGCCGGGGAAGCCGATCTCGCGGTGCACTGCGTGAAGGACATCCCCGCGGACCGGCCGCTGCCGGCCGGGACGGTGTTCGCGGCGTTCCTGCAGCGCGACGACGTACGGGACGCCCTCGTGCACCTCGGTGGCCTCACGCTCGACGAGTTGCCGGAGGGGAGCCGTATCGGGACCTCGTCCGTACGCCGGATCGCGCAGTTGTCGGCCTCGCACCCGCATCTGGAGTGCGTACCGTTCCGGGGCAACGCCAACCGGCGGCTGGAGAAGCTGGCCGCCGGCGAGGCCGACGCGCTGCTGCTCGCCGCGTCCGGCCTCGCGCGCATCGGGCGCTCCGACACCGTCTCCGAGGTGCTCTCCACGGAGGCGATGTGCCCGCCGATCGGCGCCGGCGTGCTCGCGCTCCAGTGCCGCGAGGGCGACAGCGCCACGATCGACGCGGTCAGCGGCCTCAACCATCCGGGAACGTACCGGGAGATGACCGCCGAGCGGATGTTCCTGCACGTGCTCCAGGGACACTGCAACAGCCCGATCGCCGGGTACGCCACCTACGGAGGCAACGGCGAACTCTCCCTGCGGGCCTGCGTGTTCACCCCGGACGGCAAGACCGTCCTGAACGCCCACGAGTGGGCCGGTCCGCTCGACCCCGCCACCCTCGGCACCTCGGTCGCGGTCACCCTGCTGCGCCAGGGCGCCCGCGAGCTGATCGACTCCATCGAGCACTGATTCCGGCCCGGGATGAACGACGGCGTGGAGCTGAACGAGCTGGGCGGGCTGGGCGGGCTGAGCGGGCTGAGCGGGGACAGGGTCCTGCTGCGCCCGACGACCGACGGCGACACGGAGATCCTCCACCGGGTCGTACGCGAACCAGAGGTCGCGGCCTGGTGGTCACCGCCCCCGGACAGCTATCGGGACAAGCTGGCCATCGTCTTCGAGGGCGAGGTCGTCGGCGCCATCCAGTTCAGCGAGGAGAACGATCCGCAGTTCCGCCGGGCCGGCATCGACATCTTCCTGACGACGCGGCTCCGCGGGAGGGGTCTCGGTACCGACGCGGTACGCACGCTGGCCCGGTGGCTGGTGGGCGAACGCGGCCATCACCGGCTGACCATCGACCCCGCAGCGGCCAACACCTCGGCGATCCGCTGCTACGGCAAGGTCGGGTTCAAGCCGGTGGGAATCATGCGGGCGTACTGGCACAACGAACGGACGGGTGCCTGGGAGGACGGTCTGCTGATGGACCTGCTCGCGGACGAACTGATCTGAGCGCGCCCGCCCACGGGAGCACGTTCACCCAGGGGTGCGCGCTCACCCAGGGAGCACGCACACCCAGGGGAGCACGCACACACCAGAGCACGCGCACGAACGAATCTTCGATGGACAACCCGAACGAGTGAATTTCCGCGCGCCGCCCCGTGTGGCGCGGCGCTTCCCGACGCGGTCGCACCCCCGTGCGTACGGGCTTCCCCGCCCGCCCTTTCCGGCCCCCCGGCCCCCTGCGTCCCGCCCGTACGGCCTTCGGGGCGCTTCGGAGCACTTCCGGGGCATCGCTGGGGCTCTTCGGGGGCTCTTCGGGGGCTCTTCCGGGGCCGGGGGTTCCGCTTCACGGGTACCACACCAGGTTCTGCGGGGCCGCGTACGACATTTCGCTGACGGCGAGACGCGGCTCCCGGCGGGTGGGGCGTCCGTACCTTCGGACCGCTGAACCGAAGTGTCCGGAGTGTGCGGAAGGCAGGGGAGCACCATGGGAACGCTGGAAGGCAGAACCGCCGTCGTGACGGGCGGCTCCCGGGGGATCGGCCGGGGCATCGTGGAGCGGCTCGCGCGTGAGGGCGCCGAGGTCGTGTTCAACTACGCGCAGAACACCGAGGCGGCCGAGGACGTCGTCCGTACCGTCGAGGAAGCGGGCGGCCAGGCACGGGCGTTGAAGCTGGACCTGGCGGAATCCGGGGCGGCCGAGAAGCTGATGGAGGCCGCCGAGGAGCAGTCGTCCGGCGGCGTGGGCATCCTGGTGAACAACGCGGCACTGACCTTCACACCGGCCCCGCTCGCCGCGATCGAGGAGGAGGTCTTCGACCAGGCGTTCGCGGTGAACACGAAGGCCGCCTTCCTCACCCTGCGGTACGCGGCCCGGCACATGCCGGACGGCGGCCGGATCATCAACATCTCGACGCTCAACACCCTGCGGACCGCCCCGGGCATCGTGCCGTACCTGGTCAGCAAGGGCGCGCTGGAGCAGCTCACCGCCGGGGCGGCAGTCGAGCTGGGCGCGCGCGGGATCACCGTCAACACCGTCTCCCCCGGCGCCACCGACACCGATCTGCTGCGGGGCACCAACCCGGCCGAGGCGCTGGCCACGATCCCGGCCATGACGCCGCTCGGGCGCCTCGGGACGCCCGCCGACATCGCGGCCGTGGTCGCCTTCCTCGCCGGGGACGAGGGCCGCTGGATCACCGGCCAGAACATCCGGGCCACCGGCGGACTGGGCTGACCCGGGTGGCCATACCCGGGGTGGACATACCTGGGTGGGCTGACCCGGGGGCTGCCCCGGGCGCGGACATACCTGGGTGGGCTGACCCGGGGGCGGGCTGACCCGGACCGGGCCGGCGGGGCTGAGCCGACCCCGGAGCACGGCCATGGGCCCGGCGGAGCGGGGCACTCGGGTACGCGACCGTACCGGGTGGCCCCGCACCGCCGGGCCTTCAGCGCTCGCCGTACGCCGGTCGAATGCACGTACCCCGCCGGTCATGGTCTGCCGGACCCGGGCGACGGGGAAACGTCGGGGAGGACGGCGAGGAAGAGGCTGCGTTTGTCATGACTGCGACTCCGGAGGCCGGTACGGCCGCGTCCGAGGTGACCGATCGGCAACTGACCCTCATCGGCCTGGTGCTGGCGCTCGGTACCTTCACCACGCTCCTCGACACCACGATCGTCACCATCGCCCTCGACCATCTGCACACGACGTTCCACGCCTCGGTGGCCCAGACCCAGTGGGTGTCGACGGGCTACCTGCTGGCGTTCGTCTCGGTGATCCCGGTCAGCGGCTGGCTCTCCGAACGGTTCGGCGCGCGCAACGCGTGGATGTTCGCCATCGGTGCCTTCCTCACCGGATCGCTGCTCTGCGGACTCGCGGACTCCTTGCCCGAACTCATCGCCTTCCGGGTGGTCCAAGGGGTCGGCGGCGGCATGGTCATGCCGATCACGCTCTCGCTCGTCACCCGGGCCGCCGGACCGGAACGGATCGACCGCGCCACCGCCGCCGTCGCTCTCCCAGGCCTGCTCGGGCCGCTCCTCGGCTCGGTGCTCGGGGGCGCCGTCGTGCAGTCGCTGAGCTGGCACTGGCTCTTCTTCGTGAACGTGCCGGTCTGCCTCGCCGCCCTCGTACTCGGCCCGCTCCTGCTGCCCGCGACCGCCGGACGGCCCGGCCACCGGCTCGACGTACCCGGGTTCCTGCTGCTCACGCCCGGGGTCGTCGCCGTCGCGTACGGCATCAGCCGGACGTCCGGGGCCGACGGCTTCGCCGCCGCCTCCGCCTGGCTGCCGCTCGCCGCCGGCGGCGCGCTGCTCGCCGCCTTCGCGGTGCACTCGCTACGGGCCCGCCGCCCCGCCCTCGTCGACGTCCGGATGTTCGCCCGGCGCGGCTTCGGCCTGGGGAGCGTCATCACCTTCGCGAGCGGGTTCACCACCTACGCGCTGTCGTTCCTGCTGCCGCTCTTCTACCAGCAGGTCCGCGGGGCGACGGTGCTCCACACCGGTCTGCTGCTCGTCACGCAGGGGCTCGGCACGATGTTCTTCGTCGTGGTCCTGCGCACGGTCGCCGCCCGGCTCGACGGGCGCGTGGTCGTCGCCGCCGGGGTGGCGCTGGCGATGCTCGGTACGGTGCCGTTCGCCCTGGCGGACACCCACGGCGGTACGCCGCTTCTGCTGGCCGCGCAGTTCGCCCAGGGACTCGGCTTCGCCGCGACCACGTTCCCGGTGATGACGCTCGCCTTCTCGGGCCTGAGCCACGACGAAGCCCCGCGCGGCAGCGCCGCGTTCAGCGTCGTGCAGCGCGTCGGGGCACCCTTCGGCGTCGCCTTCATCGCCGTCGTCCTGCAGAGCCGCCTCGGCGGCGCGACCACCGCGTCGGAGGGACTCGCGGCGTTCTCCGTCGCGTTCTGGTGGGCCTTCGGGCTGAGCGCGATCCCGCTCCTCCTCGCCTTCCTGCTGCCTTCGTAGCGGGAGGCGGGAGGCGGAGGCCGGGGCGCGGGACGGAGGCCGGGGCGCGGGACGTCGGTCCGGGACGTCAGGCCGGGACGTCAGGCCGGGACGTCAGGCCGGGGCTCGGGACGGCCCCATTCTGAGGGGGCGGGGCCCAGGGGCGAGGACCGTCGCAGTGGCTCGCTCCGGATGATCCTCGCCGGTGATCAATTCCGCTCCGGCAGGTTGATGAACAGGTGTCCGGTGGTAGGTGAGGGGTGACGACGCCCGGTCGGGAGCGTACGGCTCGAACAGGCCCTACTGTGCAGGTCACGCACACCGCGCGGGACTCGCCCCGCGTGCCCGCCTGCCCCAGTCGGTGTCCTCGGCCTCCCCCGCCACCGGTCAAGGCACCGGCCGAGCCACCGGCCAACCCCGCCAGTTCTCCCGAGAAGAGATCACCATGCCCCAAGCGCCCGCCCTCATAGGCAAACTCGCGGAATCCGCCATGGGCCGCCGTGCGCGCGTACTCGATGTCCAGCAGCCCGCTCCCGGCTTCCTCGAACTCACGCTGAGCGCCGAGGCACCGCCCGGCGGCTGGCACCCCGGGCACGAGATCCAGTTCCGGGTCACGCCCACCCTGAGCCGGCGCTACACGGTGCGGACCGTGGGCGGACCCGGCACCGGAACCGGACCTGGCACTGGCACTGGCAGCAGCGCCCGTGGGGCCGGCGCCGAGCGGATCGGC from the Streptomyces sp. NBC_01335 genome contains:
- a CDS encoding DHA2 family efflux MFS transporter permease subunit, with protein sequence MTATPEAGTAASEVTDRQLTLIGLVLALGTFTTLLDTTIVTIALDHLHTTFHASVAQTQWVSTGYLLAFVSVIPVSGWLSERFGARNAWMFAIGAFLTGSLLCGLADSLPELIAFRVVQGVGGGMVMPITLSLVTRAAGPERIDRATAAVALPGLLGPLLGSVLGGAVVQSLSWHWLFFVNVPVCLAALVLGPLLLPATAGRPGHRLDVPGFLLLTPGVVAVAYGISRTSGADGFAAASAWLPLAAGGALLAAFAVHSLRARRPALVDVRMFARRGFGLGSVITFASGFTTYALSFLLPLFYQQVRGATVLHTGLLLVTQGLGTMFFVVVLRTVAARLDGRVVVAAGVALAMLGTVPFALADTHGGTPLLLAAQFAQGLGFAATTFPVMTLAFSGLSHDEAPRGSAAFSVVQRVGAPFGVAFIAVVLQSRLGGATTASEGLAAFSVAFWWAFGLSAIPLLLAFLLPS
- the aac(6') gene encoding aminoglycoside 6'-N-acetyltransferase; this encodes MNDGVELNELGGLGGLSGLSGDRVLLRPTTDGDTEILHRVVREPEVAAWWSPPPDSYRDKLAIVFEGEVVGAIQFSEENDPQFRRAGIDIFLTTRLRGRGLGTDAVRTLARWLVGERGHHRLTIDPAAANTSAIRCYGKVGFKPVGIMRAYWHNERTGAWEDGLLMDLLADELI
- a CDS encoding SDR family oxidoreductase, translated to MGTLEGRTAVVTGGSRGIGRGIVERLAREGAEVVFNYAQNTEAAEDVVRTVEEAGGQARALKLDLAESGAAEKLMEAAEEQSSGGVGILVNNAALTFTPAPLAAIEEEVFDQAFAVNTKAAFLTLRYAARHMPDGGRIINISTLNTLRTAPGIVPYLVSKGALEQLTAGAAVELGARGITVNTVSPGATDTDLLRGTNPAEALATIPAMTPLGRLGTPADIAAVVAFLAGDEGRWITGQNIRATGGLG
- the hemC gene encoding hydroxymethylbilane synthase, translating into MATPELIRIVSRDSPMALAQVARVRAELGALHPGIATEVVPVKTTGDKWMGDLSQVEGKGAFTKEVDAALLAGEADLAVHCVKDIPADRPLPAGTVFAAFLQRDDVRDALVHLGGLTLDELPEGSRIGTSSVRRIAQLSASHPHLECVPFRGNANRRLEKLAAGEADALLLAASGLARIGRSDTVSEVLSTEAMCPPIGAGVLALQCREGDSATIDAVSGLNHPGTYREMTAERMFLHVLQGHCNSPIAGYATYGGNGELSLRACVFTPDGKTVLNAHEWAGPLDPATLGTSVAVTLLRQGARELIDSIEH